From Osmerus mordax isolate fOsmMor3 chromosome 8, fOsmMor3.pri, whole genome shotgun sequence, a single genomic window includes:
- the akap12b gene encoding A-kinase anchor protein 12b isoform X3 produces MLGTITLTVGQTDGGSQKEEVPETMDTLQGEVAPQVNGEKEEKGTPDADDITAGEEKAAEEKPGEANEVGFKKIFRFVGFKFTLKKDKNEKTEPVQLLTVKDKDGEGEASGSEEVQEEVAAEEKGEAEGQAAETEAPSSETTPEAAADVETPADAVDGEAASEEAPKEEGEEEGEKECEDQAGSLTSPPSQEVTQSPFRKFFTQGIFSNLRKKASIKKPKEEEPKEGTAEEEVKEGEEGAEEREKAEVVKEEVQVATPPEESTAGVAVEDIPIAETANTNEVVVEVKAEAEVATETPAPAAADTTDEAKPAEEIAEEATEGDKAPAEVAHEAELLSSQEKTKAQGSPLKKLFTGAGLKKRSTKKQKAKKDAEAKLTESGEQASEQIQSSTESTEGQKVSSSPSSPEDSGEHIAGAEASQAEAGQEAEGEGTTSDGEKKKEGILPWSSFKKLVTPKKRVKRPSESEDEAPGDKAKTATLSSTESAVFTDKPASEEEIKPSEEELKTENAEKLESSTEEPKKKMDTSVSWEALMCMGGKTKRTRRTSDSDDDETKIEEEVQPAGEEKANTTESPLVSSQEAEPENTVSSPEPHTSTSDGEAVSTWESLKRFVIQRRKSKTEERTEEAASSEQVLSDSEIPKEESSFSLRKLIPGRKKKKLEKQFSSDVGSGEEDSDTPAVVPLSEYDNEPQAPTEETPETAPAKVSSEDRSPSWISTLAVAEEVHEPLSDIPEEGDNAATPKSADTSMAEEIVDLTTEEALAAQEKVPELSAVEVTELLPATPAGETTPVPDAPESESVDVVLEEAAEVLSEIPSQSSVPVEKVPLEEADTNLEPQPPIDFAEVETKLVLMAHVKDEATAICTGLGTKEIAKLAIEKPVTPVVECVSVVSDALVAEVPLEDKAEKIEEAVAAEDPVFKAQVEQVETTELEPALENTVGDEKPESENASEGKEPEIIKVAVVHSIQTAAEIVQPPVVSENTPRVEMVDPIEPTVEEVLCTETVQVTSASIVEGKSEDMEVEQIVASEENAAVGEVTQAAVYEMVTSMVGTSHADEAVEAAIAVVAPTEEFATAKETVCLVAPLPMEPDQVEVKQEAMMENASIPQNAICDIQSQVLAKDVLIAVAELGVEGDTEAAKSEVSGVIVEVTEKIEEDTKAEEEASTIEEQGMVIAQVVIQNALYKVAENESEEEKPATLTTDIPTTDAPTTDAPPTDAPTTDAPPTDAPTTDAPPTDASTTDASTTDAPPTDAPPTDAPTTDAPPTDAPTTDAPPTDAPTTDDPTPVQAVLTIEKEVEKAPEEQPVITGVSVVNIQAEKPAPEAPAEAETATLSVYEAVQVMETIEVEVIDKEAHKEPEETVKPEVNTEELNQAVEVNVCEEKVEEVEEEVKEIPESQMNGKSEEIKKENDIAEEVLPEASPTEIKDIQPKVQHAEVKEVSEAGPVEAVTQVLETPSQPEEKKEAAPVVLQAAEVVEEQAVEELQIEAVVEFDSTGVTNNVDAAAQDAPAVATVEMNMIADQEPALEEAENHVSTDTAATSQEAQVAVAVASPVEPAAPETEKASAAKCAEVMAQVIEVIEEAVKEIEPVSTELTAAS; encoded by the exons ATGCTTGGAACAATTACTTTAACAG TCGGCCAGACAGACGGCGGGTCTCAGAAGGAGGAGGTTCCTGAGACGATGGACACCCTCCAAGGGGAGGTGGCCCCCCAGGTCaacggagagaaggaggagaagggtacACCTGATGCGGACGACATCACAGCCGGCGAGGAGAAGGCTGCGGAGGAGAAGCCCGGAGAGGCCAACGAGGTGGGCTTCAAGAAGATCTTCCGCTTTGTGGGCTTCAAGTTCACCCTGAAAAAGGACAAAAACGAGAAGACGGAACCCGTGCAACTGCTGACCGTGAAGGACaaggacggagagggggaggccaGCGGCTCTGAGGAGGTGCAGGAAGAAGTGGCTgctgaggagaagggggaggccgAGGGTCAGGCCGCGGAGACGGAGGCTCCGTCCTCTGAGACCACGCCTGAGGCTGCGGCAGACGTTGAGACTCCGGCTGATGCCGTGGACGGAGAAGCAGCCTCAGAGGAGGCaccaaaggaggagggggaggaggagggagagaaagaatgcGAGGACCAGGCTGGATCTCTTACCAGTCCGCCTAGCCAGGAAGTCACCCAGTCCCCCTTCCGGAAATTCTTCACACAGGGCATCTTCTCAAACCTGCGCAAAAAGGCCAGCATCAAGAAGCCCAAAGAAGAAGAGCCAAAAGAGGGCACCGCTGAGGAGGAGgtcaaggagggagaggaaggcgcagaggagagggagaaagccgAGGTAGTCAAGGAAGAGGTACAGGTAGCAACCCCTCCAGAGGAATCCACGGCCGGGGTTGCAGTTGAGGACATTCCCATAGCTGAGACAGCAAACACTAACGAGGTCGTTGTGGAGGTTAAAGCTGAAGCCGAGGTTGCCACGGAAaccccagctccagcagcagctgacACTACTGATGAAGCCAAACCAGCAGAGGAGATAGCCGAGGAGGCGACGGAGGGCGACAAGGCACCAGCAGAGGTCGCCCATGAGGCTGAGTTGCTGTCCTCCCAGGAGAAGACAAAGGCCCAGGGAAGCCCACTGAAGAAGCTCTTCACTGGGGCGGGCCTGAAGAAGCGCTCAACTAAGAAGCAGAAGGCCAAGAAAGACGCAGAGGCTAAGCTAACCGAGTCTGGGGAGCAGGCTTCAGAGCAGATACAGTCCTCCACTGAGTCGACCGAGGGCCAGAAAGTCAGTAGCAGCCCTTCGTCCCCAGAGGACTCGGGGGAGCACATCGCCGGAGCAGAGGCCTCTCAGGCTGAGGCTGGCCAAGAGGCAGAAGGAGAAGGGACCACCTCGGAcggggagaagaagaaagaaggtATCCTCCCCTGGTCCTCCTTCAAGAAGCTTGTGACACCCAAGAAACGTGTCAAAAGGCCCTCTGAGAGTGAGGATGAAGCCCCCGGCGACAAGGCTAAGACAGCCACCCTGTCCTCCACGGAGAGCGCCGTGTTCACGGACAAACCCGCCAGCGAGGAGGAGATCAAACCGTccgaggaggagctgaagactGAGAATGCGGAAAAACTGGAGAGCAGCACTGAGGAGCCCAAGAAGAAGATGGACACCTCAGTGTCCTGGGAGGCCCTGATGTGCATGGGTGGTAAGACCAAGAGGACCAGGAGGACCTCGGATTCAGATGATGATGAGACCAAAatcgaggaggaggtgcagccagctggagaggagaaggcCAACACCACCGAGTCACCTCTCGTCAGTTCCCAGGAGGCTGAACCAGAAAACACTGTGTCATCCCCAGAACCACACACCAGCACTTCAGATGGAGAGGCGGTGTCCACCTGGGAGTCCCTGAAGCGCTTCGTCATCCAGCGAAGGAAGTCCAAAACCGAGGAGAGGACCGAGGAGGCAGCGTCTTCTGAACAAGTCCTCTCAGACAGTGAAATCCCCAAAGAGGAGTCCTCCTTCTCTTTGAGAAAACTCATCCCCGGACGCAAGAAGAAGAAGCTTGAGAAGCAGTTCTCCTCCGACGTGGGCTCTGGTGAGGAGGACTCGGACACCCCGGCCGTGGTTCCTCTGTCAGAGTACGACAACGAGCCACAGGCTCCGACCGAGGAGACGCCGGAAACGGCTCCAGCTAAAGTCTCGTCCGAGGACAGATCCCCTTCGTGGATCTCCACCCTGGCGGTCGCAGAGGAGGTTCATGAGCCGCTGAGCGACATCCCCGAGGAGGGAGACAATGCTGCCACGCCCAAGTCAGCCGACACCAGCATGGCTGAGGAGATCGTGGACCTGACGACAGAGGAGGCGTTGGCAGCCCAAGAGAAAGTGCCCGAGCTATCTGCTGTAGAGGTGACCGAATTACTCCCCGCGACCCCAGCTGGAGAAACCACCCCTGTTCCAGATGCCCCCGAGTCCGAATCAGTGGATGTTGTTCTGGAGGAAGCGGCGGAGGTGCTTAGCGAGATCCCTAGTCAATCAAGCGTCCCAGTGGAAAAGGTCCCACTGGAAGAGGCGGATACCAATTTGGAGCCCCAACCACCAATTGACTTTGCGGAAGTGGAGACAAAGCTTGTGCTGATGGCACACGTCAAGGATGAGGCCACCGCCATCTGCACTGGATTAGGCACCAAGGAGATTGCAAAGCTGGCAATAGAGAAGCCTGTGACTCCCGTTGTGGAGTGTGTCTCCGTGGTCAGCGATGCTCTGGTCGCAGAGGTCCCTCTTGAGGACAAAGCTGAAAAGATTGAGGAGGCCGTTGCAGCTGAAGACCCCGTGTTTAAGGCTCAAGTGGAGCAGGTGGAAACCACGGAGCTGGAGCCGGCCCTGGAGAACACCGTGGGAGACGAGAAACCCGAGTCTGAGAACGCCAGCGAAGGTAAAGAACCCGAAATCATCAAAGTGGCTGTGGTCCATTCCATCCAGACAGCGGCTGAGATTGTACAGCCACCGGTGGTGTCCGAAAACACTCCCAGAGTCGAAATGGTAGATCCCATAGAACCAACCGTTGAAGAGGTCCTGTGCACTGAGACCGTACAGGTCACTTCAGCTTCTATCgtggagggaaagagtgaggaTATGGAGGTGGAACAGATTGTGGCTTCTGAAGAAAACGCTGCAGTTGGAGAAGTGACTCAGGCTGCAGTTTATGAGATGGTTACTAGTATGGTTGGAACCTCCCATGCTGACGAGGCGGTCGAAGCAGCCATTGCTGTTGTGGCCCCCACTGAGGAGTTTGCTACAGCTAAAGAAACAGTTTGCCTCGTCGCCCCACTACCTATGGAGCCTGATCAAGTGGAGGTCAAACAAGAAGCAATGATGGAGAATGCCTCAATCCCACAAAATGCCATTTGTGACATTCAAAGCCAGGTGCTGGCAAAGGATGTCCTCATTGCTGTTGCAGAACTCGGGGTGGAGGGTGACACTGAAGCAGCAAAGTCAGAGGTCAGCGGGGTTATTGTGGAGGTCACTGAGAAGATCGAGGAAGACAccaaggcagaggaagaggcaaGCACCATTGAGGAGCAGGGCATGGTCATCGCCCAGGTGGTCATCCAGAATGCTTTGTACAAAGTGGCAGAGAATGAGTCAGAAGAAGAGAAGCCTGCCACTCTGACCACTGATATCCCAACCACTGATGCCCCAACCACTGATGCCCCACCCACTGATGCCCCAACCACTGATGCCCCACCCACTGATGCCCCAACCACTGATGCCCCACCCACTGATGCCTCAACCACTGATGCCTCAACCACTGATGCCCCACCCACTGATGCCCCACCCACTGATGCCCCAACCACTGATGCCCCACCCACTGATGCCCCAACCACTGATGCCCCACCCACTGATGCCCCAACCACTGATGACCCAACACCTGTCCAGGCTGTCTTAACGATAGAGAAAGAGGTGGAAAAGGCACCAGAGGAGCAACCAGTCATTACTGGGGTATCTGTAGTGAATATACAAGCAGAGAAACCTGCTCCAGAAGCACCAGCAGAGGCTGAAACAGCAACACTATCAGTCTACGAAGCCGTCCAGGTCATGGAGACAATTGAAGTTGAGGTCATCGACAAAGAGGCTCACAAGGAGCCTGAGGAGACAGTCAAACCGGAAGTGAATACGGAGGAGTTAAACCAGGCAGTGGAGGTCAACGTATGTGAGGAGAAGGTGGAAGAGGTAGAAGAAGAAGTGAAGGAGATTCCAGAGAGTCAGATGAATGGGAAGAGCGAGGAGATCAAGAAGGAAAACGACATAGCAGAGGAAGTGTTGCCGGAAGCATCACCCACTGAGATCAAGGATATTCAACCCAAGGTTCAGCATGCTGAGGTGAAAGAGGTGTCTGAGGCAGGCCCTGTAGAAGCAGTAACGCAAGTTCTCGAGACCCCCTCTCAgccggaggagaagaaggaggctgCACCAGTAGTCCTTCAGGCCGCAGAGGTGGTTGAGGAGCAGGCAGTAGAGGAACTCCAGATTGAAGCTGTGGTGGAATTTGACAGCACTGGTGTCACAAACAATGTGGATGCAGCAGCCCAGGATGCCCCTGCCGTCGCCACTGTGGAAATGAACATGATAGCAGACCAGGAACCAGCACTGGAGGAGGCTGAAAATCATGTGTCTACAGATACTGCTGCCACAAGCCAAGAGGCCCAAGTCGCTGTGGCAGTCGCCAGCCCTGTGGAGCCGGCGGCGCCAGAGACTGAGAAGGCGTCTGCAGCGAAGTGCGCCGAGGTGATGGCACAGGTAATCGAGGTGATCGAGGAGGCAGTGAAGGAGATCGAGCCTGTCTCCACGGAGCTTACAGCAGCATCGTGA